The proteins below come from a single Solea solea chromosome 6, fSolSol10.1, whole genome shotgun sequence genomic window:
- the fam83d gene encoding protein FAM83D, with the protein MALSQCWEDSPLRPGLKRAGTDDLKEVYNERHRLALEELLSAGVERFLDFLSREKIPNFLSDDEIRKIGSIAAHPRCVSVAGEEQPLEQSLSSSMDCSSVTYFPEVSDVEPPLLEMGWPAFTAGSYRGVTRAVAHFQPSYGENIYSCKEAARKMIHSAREVIAIVTDSLTDLDIFKDLQEACSQRGVPVYILLDQLCAPAFLKMCTNVGVRLDDLRQMRVRTITGTTYYMRSGARITGKVHEKFMLVDGNRVATGSYRFTWTDGKLNSSNLIELSGQITEKFDEEFRILYAQSLPINTQAPPSFRNSGTYEHLIKPSVTFSPHMVRVRPLEPVCLTSTPNQKPQVSAKRPTWDSPARLKTSQVSNASTIGEDWKEQHDMHKEILAGGTSCPVPTDQLPEEEAAITNVALCHASTQTSRSVSDSDTQTDLQLTPQPDIITETDTAAKQASSPSVTSPRHISPARAAADDSLKDCIHKLAEERRHHYSTIRSKLEHMVTSLSQRRELADVTNMTRELGAHSRRREHKDWEEEPDPRLVVESVGTGTWPRARCIH; encoded by the exons ATGGCGCTGTCGCAGTGTTGGGAAGATTCACCGCTGAGACCAGGACTAAAGCGCGCCGGGACCGACGACCTGAAGGAGGTTTATAACGAGAGACACCGGCTGGcgctggaggagctgctgtcaGCAGGAGTCGAACGCTTTCTGGACTTCCTGTCCAGAGAGAAGATCCCGAACTTTCTGTCGGACGATGAGATCCGGAAGATCGGGAGCATCGCCGCGCACCCGCGCTGCGTCTCCGTGGCCGGCGAGGAGCAGCCGCTGGAGCAGTCGCTCAGCAGCTCCATGGACTGCTCCTCCGTCACTTATTTCCCCGAGGTGTCGGACGTGGAGCCGCCGCTGCTGGAGATGGGCTGGCCCGCCTTCACCGCGGGCTCGTACCGGGGAGTGACGCGGGCCGTGGCGCACTTCCAGCCCAGCTACGGAGAGAACATCTACAGCTGCAAGGAGGCGGCGAGGAAGATGATCCACAGCGCCAGAGAG GTGATCGCCATAGTGACAGACTCCCTGACAGATCTGGATATCTTTAAAGATCTCCAGGAGGCGTGTTCCCAGCGTGGAGTACCTGTCTACATCCTGTTGGACCAATTATGTGCTCCTGCTTTTCTCAAGATGTGCACAAATGTTGGTGTTCGCCTGGATGACCTCCGG CAAATGAGAGTGCGAACCATAACGGGTACGACTTATTACATGCGATCTGGAGCCAGGATTACGGGGAAAGTTCATGAGAAGTTCATGCTGGTCGATGGCAACAGAGTAGCTACAGGTTCCTACAG GTTCACCTGGACTGACGGGAAACTGAACAGCAGCAATCTGATTGAACTTTCCGGCCAGATAACAGAGAAGTTTGATGAGGAGTTCCGCATCCTCTATGCTCAGTCTCTACCTATAAATACTCAGGCGCCTCCCAGTTTCCGGAACAGTGGCACCTACGAGCACCTCATCAAACCCTCAGTCACCTTTTCCCCTCACATGGTCAGAGTCAGGCCGTTGGAGCCAGTGTGTCTGACCAGCACTCCCAACCAAAAACCCCAAGTCTCAGCGAAGCGACCCACGTGGGACTCTCCAGCTCGTCTTAAAACCAGCCAAGTGTCTAACGCCTCCACCATAGGTGAAGACTGGAAGGAGCAGCATGACATGCATAAGGAGATCCTGGCCGGTGGCACATCGTGTCCTGTCCCGACAGATCAGCTGCCCGAGGAAGAAGCAGCGATAACAAACGTTGCCCTCTGCCACGCCTCTACTCAGACCAGCAGGTCGGTGAGCGACAGTGACACCCAGACTGACCTCCAGCTCACACCGCAGCCGGACATCATCACAGAGACGGACACAGCAGCAAAGCAGGCCTCCTCTCCCTCCGTCACATCACCCAGGCACATCTCACCTGCTCGGGCAGCTGCCGACGACTCCTTGAAGGACTGCATCCACAAACTGGCCGAAGAGCGCAGGCACCATTACTCTACCATCCGCTCCAAGCTCGAGCACATGGTGACTTCGTTGTCCCAGAGGCGAGAGCTAGCGGACGTCACCAACATGACTCGGGAACTTGGCGCTCACAGCAGACGGAGGGAACACAAAGACTGGGAGGAGGAGCCAGACCCCAGACTTGTTGTTGAAAGTGTGGGCACAGGCACATGGCCAAGAGCCAGATGTATACACTAG
- the zhx3a gene encoding zinc fingers and homeoboxes protein 3, which translates to MASKRKSTVPCMIPSKSKHVREEIILGSLPELLPTIPEDSILSISGEESGRFSHNSSKSESGSEIQRGGTYSCSTCRFESRDLNYFLDHMHNCHLDFRAQPTFYCLNCGVSVVRFEALALHNAKAHPKIMEGLVTASLTVNKRDGVTTADQSLFTDGGEDYRESAISLTKTPIAKMMKAKGEHKKIVVSHTVEVRKIDTGKDVDPSMLTNVPELQNGALSVSGAPAMPRTAVTHVITTVSNQVFHQHTPSLYSPPSSNSNKDLPKVMIPLSSIPTYDAAMDTSSFLKTSFGKFPYPTKAELCYLTVVSEFPEEQIKLWFTAQRLKQGISWSPEEIEEARRKMFNTVFQGGAPQKQPAAQPHANHIVTHHTINAQPGSKGPNFQMAKVPFGSMKTRPMGVITTQANMSTNPNVTRVSYSTPIVPPKFPPMFRTTQVLSKNAQSSVETNKSNGIGLDMAGNSGYVSSTSSSRSSSSSSSSSSSISSYLSSSNGGETVTRKTVHSSSLTSGVNSIATCSANISNNEEHCGANTNGKPNLKSNSLPVGLEGSSSTESHMIINNNNTSNSNISRNNHNCGVLRPQEPRRIPKHDDKHNNYVHKSTTNSSSSREYPSTTFSDSVSSLNHASKSPTDSTSTTIITQNSSSILDEGKCNKDFPIKGMSILKQLIKEDDPFAEERACPEVKVQDPIKINFKRLKMNEPEITSEILHHEHNKVSEVAELSTPQPPFSPPWGNKTPQQLHILRQVFSSIRWPSSQQYEDLSVQTGLPKSEVVRWFSDSRYSHKNGQLKWLETYQRLPTESEDARSHGDAEAEPQKDPQAAKKKLVEKDTNKQFEGEAGLKAGQQVVWQDSYSPLLSLMGNAGSREQGQAKESVQREVLQVPWSERADDHQQPVDSQSIMEQQSDANQARDRLRMELLEV; encoded by the exons ATGGCCAGCAAAAGGAAATCCACTGTACCCTGCATGATACCATCCAAATCCAAGCATGTGCGTGAGGAAATCATCCTGGGCTCACTGCCAGAACTCCTACCAACAATCCCAGAAGATAGCATCCTCAGTATCTCTGGAGAAGAGTCTGGCCGGTTCTCTCACAACTCCTCCAAATCTGAAAGTGGCAGCGAGATCCAACGAGGAGGTACATACAGCTGTTCGACTTGTCGTTTTGAATCCAGAGATCTGAACTACTTTCTGGATCACATGCACAACTGCCACTTAGACTTTAGGGCCCAGCCCACCTTCTACTGCCTGAACTGTGGGGTGTCAGTCGTCCGCTTCGAGGCTCTGGCTCTGCATAACGCCAAAGCCCACCCCAAAATAATGGAGGGCTTGGTCACTGCCTCCCTAACGGTCAACAAGAGGGACGGGGTAACCACTGCGGATCAAAGTCTGTTCACGGACGGTGGAGAAGACTACAGAGAATCTGCGATCTCCCTCACCAAAACACCAATCGCAAAGATGATGAAAGCCAAGGGAGAGCACAAGAAGATTGTGGTTTCTCACACCGTGGAAGTACGCAAGATAGACACTGGAAAGGATGTAGACCCCAGCATGCTGACAAATGTGCCTGAACTCCAGAACGGGGCCCTCAGTGTTTCTGGTGCCCCAGCTATGCCGAGGACCGCTGTCACTCATGTGATTACGACAGTGTCCAACCAAGTCTTTCACCAGCACACTCCCTCCCTTTACTCCCCCCCTTCCTCCAATTCCAATAAAGACCTTCCAAAGGTGATGATCCCTCTCAGCAGCATCCCAACCTACGATGCAGCCATGGACACCAGCAGCTTTCTCAAGACATCCTTTGGCAAGTTCCCCTACCCGACCAAAGCTGAACTCTGCTACCTAACGGTGGTTTCAGAGTTCCCTGAAGAGCAGATCAAACTGTGGTTCACTGCACAAAGGCTAAAGCAAGGCATCAGCTGGTCTCCCGAAGAGATCGAAGAGGCTAGAAGGAAGATGTTTAACACCGTGTTCCAAGGTGGAGCGCCTCAGAAGCAGCCTGCTGCACAGCCGCATGCCAATCACATTGTTACCCATCACACTATCAATGCCCAGCCAGGCTCAAAGGGACCAAACTTTCAAATGGCCAAAGTCCCATTTGGCAGCATGAAAACACGGCCTATGGGAGTCATAACCACACAGGCCAACATGTCAACCAACCCCAACGTCACCAGGGTCTCATATTCTACTCCAATAGTCCCCCCAAAGTTTCCGCCCATGTTCAGGACAACACAGGTACTGTCCAAGAACGCTCAATCCTCTGTGGAGACAAACAAGAGCAACGGCATCGGCCTGGACATGGCTGGAAACAGTGGTTATGTGAGTAGCACCAGCAGCAGTcgaagcagcagtagcagcagtagtagtagcagcagcatcagcagctaTCTGAGCAGTAGTAACGGTGGTGAGACGGTCACCAGGAAAACAGTGCATAGCAGCAGCCTGACGAGCGGCGTCAACAGCATCGCCACCTGCTCTGCCAACATTAGCAATAATGAGGAGCACTGTGGTGCCAACACCAACGGCAAACCAAATCTCAAAAGCAACAGTTTACCGGTCGGATTGGAAGGTTCCAGCAGTACAGAGAGTCACAtgatcatcaacaacaacaacaccagcaactcCAACATCAGCCGTAACAATCACAACTGCGGCGTCCTCAGGCCACAGGAGCCGCGCCGCATCCCGAAGCACGACGACAAACACAACAACTACGTCCACAAGTCCAccaccaacagcagcagtagccgTGAGTACCCCAGCACGACCTTCAGCGACAGCGTCTCCAGCCTGAACCACGCCAGCAAATCCCCAACGGACAGCACCAGCACCACTATCATCACACAGAACAGCTCATCCATTTTAGATGAGGGTAAATGCAACAAGGACTTTCCCATAAAAGGCATGTCTATCTTAAAGCAACTCATCAAGGAAGACGACCCGTTTGCTGAGGAGAGAGCCTGTCCAGAGGTGAAAGTTCAAGACCCGATCAAGATCAACTTCAAGCGACTGAAGATGAACGAGCCAGAAATAACGTCGGAGATTCTACATCACGAACATAACAAGGTATCGGAGGTAGCTGAGCTTTCCACCCCGCAGCCGCCTTTCTCTCCGCCCTGGGGCAACAAGACCCCCCAACAGCTGCACATCCTTCGACAGGTTTTCTCCAGTATCCGCTGGCCCAGTAGTCAGCAGTATGAGGATTTGAGCGTCCAGACAGGCCTTCCCAAATCAGAGGTGGTGCGCTGGTTCAGCGACAGCCGGTACAGCCACAAAAATGGGCAGCTGAAGTGGCTGGAGACCTATCAGCGGCTGCCCACAGAGTCAGAGGACGCACGGAGCCATGGAGACGCCGAGGCGGAGCCTCAGAAGGACCCTCAAGCAGCCAAAAAGAAACTTGTTGAGAAAGACACGAACAAGCAATTTGAAGGAGAAGCAGGACTGAAAGCGGGGCAGCAGGTCGTGTGGCAGGATTCATACTCACCGCTGCTCAGCCTGATGGGAAACGCAGGGAGCAGAGAGCAAGGCCAAGCCAAGGAGTCAGTGCAGCGGGAAGTCTTACAGGTTCCCTGGTCAGAGCGAGCGGACGATCACCAGCAGCCAGTGGACAGTCAGTCAATCATGGAACAACAGTCAGATGCCAATCAGGCCAG GGATCGTCTGAggatggagctgctggaggtGTGA